GATTCTTTTTGAAAAAGAACAATAGATTATTCACCAGTTGATCCTTTTTTAATGGCAatatccaaaaacaaaacatcaaatCAAAGGTTTTCATACCATTGCTAACCTGAGAGGATTTTTGTCGGTATAAAAACAAACCCCGAAAGCTTGAAaatacaatccatccattttctaccgcttattccctttgaggtcacggGTGGAAAATacaatatcacacacaaaaatacaactACTACAAAcaaaagaaagagaagcaacaaGTACcacacaaagaagaaaaagacaagtACAATGTGCACAATAGTGTATTAAATTAGACAATAAATAAAAGATATGTTCCCAGAAGTGCTTGTTTATGATCAGGACTTTGTGGACCGTAGAATTCCCACGTGGTCATTTTGAGGAGGAGGAAGTGTCAGGTGTGTTCTAAGTGTGCACCACTTTACTCTAGGCTTGGCGGGAAGTGTCTCTCAGTCTCTGTAGACGGGGGTTATCTGTCGGGGGGTCATGTGCGGCGGGTGGTAGGAGTCATACGAGGCCGGCACGCCATAGGAGGTCTGAGACTGGTACAGGTTGTGGTCCACAGGGGTCGGGGAGTAGTGGGACGGCGGTAAGTAGTGAGGCGACGGCTCCTGTTTGCTGACCAGGTTGCTGCTGATGCTCAAAGGCGGGGTGGGGGGCCCCTCGTAGGGGGGTGTGCCCACGCCGCCCGTAGTATACTCATTTGGCGAGTGGCTCTCGTAGCCCGCTCCTTTCATGGCCCTCAGGTGGAGCAGGTGGGCGGAGTCAAAGCTGCCGTAGGGGGGGCTCGGCAGGCCCGGGGACGAGTAGTTGGCCATGCCGCCGAGGGGGACCGGGGGCGGGCGGGCTCTGTCGTCGGGTGTGGGCGGGCCCAGTTGGAGGCAGCCGGCCACCAGGTTGGTGGTGGGCTGGGAGAGGCCCTTGCACAGGGTCTCCATGAAAGCCCGGCTCTCCATGGACAGACCCCCGTCCAGGGCAGCCGAGAGAGCGCAGATGTAGTTCCGGGCCAGCCGCAGGGTCTCGATTTTGGAGAGTTTTTGCGTTTTGGAGTGGCAAGGCATGATGCCGCGCAGGTTCTCCAGAGCGTCGTTCAGGCCGTGCATGCGCGAGCGCTCCCTGGCGTTGGCTTTGATGCGGCGGGCTCGGAAGCGCTCCTGCCGGGGTTTAGTCACCCGCTTCCTCTTGGGGCCGCATTGTTTGGCCT
Above is a genomic segment from Nerophis ophidion isolate RoL-2023_Sa linkage group LG02, RoL_Noph_v1.0, whole genome shotgun sequence containing:
- the LOC133545043 gene encoding neurogenic differentiation factor 4-like gives rise to the protein MMIKPFGRQGEGEEDISPEAWMDGDMSSPDGDAPLSSHRYRANQPPREEGSEAAEEDEEEEEEEGDQEEENQAKQCGPKRKRVTKPRQERFRARRIKANARERSRMHGLNDALENLRGIMPCHSKTQKLSKIETLRLARNYICALSAALDGGLSMESRAFMETLCKGLSQPTTNLVAGCLQLGPPTPDDRARPPPVPLGGMANYSSPGLPSPPYGSFDSAHLLHLRAMKGAGYESHSPNEYTTGGVGTPPYEGPPTPPLSISSNLVSKQEPSPHYLPPSHYSPTPVDHNLYQSQTSYGVPASYDSYHPPHMTPRQITPVYRD